The stretch of DNA GGCGCGCTCTTCCCGCTGCTGATGGGCGCAGTCGCCGACAACTACGGCATCCGTGAGGCGTTCTTCGCGCCGATCATCAGTTACGTCTACATCGCTTGGTACGGCTGGTGGAGCCAGCGGCGCCTCAACGCGAAGGGGTTGGCGACATGACGGCAGCCGCCTCGGATATACCGCTGGTGCTGACGCTCGACGCGGGCGGGACGAACTTCTCGTTCGCCGCCCTGCGCGACGGCCAGCGTGTGGCGGGGCCGTGCGTGCTGCCGTCGGAAGCCAACGACCTTAAGCGGAGCTTGGCAAACCTCTACGCGGGGTTTGAGCGCGTCGCGGCCGAGGCAGGCGGCGGCGCGGCGGCGATCAGCTTCGCCTTTCCCGGGCCGGCGGATTACGCCAACGGGGTGATCTACAACATCGGCAACCTACCCGCTTACGCCGACGGCGTGCCGCTCGGCGATCTGCTCGGCGATCGTTTCGGCGTTCCGGTGCTGATCAACAACGACGGCGACTTGTTCGCGCTCGGCGAGGCGGCGTTTGGCCGCTTGCCAGAGATCAACGCGAAGCTGGAGCAGGTGGGCAGCGATCGGCGTTATCGCAACTTGATCGGCCTGACGCTGGGCACCGGCTTTGGCGGCGGCATCGTATTGGATGGCAAGCTGCTCCGCGGCGACAACGGCCTGGCGGGTGAGGTCTGGCTCTTGCGGCATGGCTTCCGACCCGGCGTCAATGCCGAAGAGGGCGTCAGCATCCGCGCG from Botrimarina mediterranea encodes:
- a CDS encoding ROK family protein: MTAAASDIPLVLTLDAGGTNFSFAALRDGQRVAGPCVLPSEANDLKRSLANLYAGFERVAAEAGGGAAAISFAFPGPADYANGVIYNIGNLPAYADGVPLGDLLGDRFGVPVLINNDGDLFALGEAAFGRLPEINAKLEQVGSDRRYRNLIGLTLGTGFGGGIVLDGKLLRGDNGLAGEVWLLRHGFRPGVNAEEGVSIRAVTRAYATSASDPEAAHRTPHDIAKIATGELAGDAGAAREAYAQMGRTLGDAIANLVTVLDGIVVIGGGLSQAHPLYMPALLKVVGGAFSDEPDAQRRLVQVVYNLESDIEAAAFYAPDRQSMDGKRAPRQPRSAVAVSKLGANEAVAYGAYALAMQALGHS